Proteins from a single region of Chryseobacterium sp. W4I1:
- a CDS encoding leucine-rich repeat domain-containing protein, with product MKKLVLFISILSLCQIKAQIDPVKYPTFTNIDEALTSKKTVYSMSFREKGLFNLPPQISKLDSLFFLNIMGNKLEKMDQQIFTLTELEILNVNENSIKYIPNEIGNLKKLNTFSINLNSLTSINPNVAKLQNLKAVHFDANNLNAFPEALMEIPALEEINLQGNQISIIADRLDRIKNLKFLNLSENQINDLGNLAFPKNLKYLELQHNAIVKLPEKLFKAQNLEFLNVSGNQITELSPKIKGLKNIVSLNLANNNLKNIPEEIQQLKNLKTLILTGNPIEKTKIERLKNLMPETQIYF from the coding sequence ATGAAAAAGCTTGTTCTATTTATTTCTATACTTTCATTATGCCAGATAAAGGCACAGATCGATCCTGTAAAATATCCTACATTTACCAATATCGATGAAGCATTGACCAGTAAGAAAACGGTTTACAGTATGAGTTTTCGTGAAAAAGGACTTTTCAACCTGCCTCCACAAATCTCGAAACTGGATTCTTTATTCTTCCTGAATATTATGGGAAATAAACTTGAAAAAATGGATCAGCAGATCTTTACTTTAACCGAACTGGAGATTTTAAATGTAAATGAAAACAGCATCAAGTATATTCCTAATGAAATTGGAAACCTGAAAAAACTGAATACGTTTTCTATAAACCTTAACAGCCTGACCAGCATCAATCCGAATGTCGCAAAGCTTCAGAATTTAAAAGCTGTACATTTTGATGCCAACAACCTGAATGCTTTTCCGGAAGCACTGATGGAAATTCCTGCTTTGGAGGAAATCAATCTTCAGGGAAATCAGATCAGCATCATTGCTGATCGTTTAGACAGAATTAAAAATCTAAAATTCTTAAACCTATCTGAAAACCAGATCAATGACCTGGGAAATCTTGCTTTTCCTAAAAATCTGAAATATCTTGAGCTGCAGCATAACGCTATTGTAAAGCTTCCTGAAAAACTTTTTAAAGCGCAAAACCTCGAATTTTTAAACGTCAGCGGTAATCAGATCACAGAACTGTCACCTAAGATAAAAGGTTTGAAGAATATTGTCAGTTTGAATCTGGCCAATAATAATCTGAAAAATATTCCTGAAGAGATTCAACAGCTTAAAAACCTGAAAACCCTTATTCTCACAGGAAACCCTATAGAAAAAACTAAGATTGAACGATTGAAAAACCTGATGCCGGAAACCCAGATCTATTTCTAG
- a CDS encoding translation initiation factor codes for MDLRDQLKNLFPEHEEKDFEMPKEEFKQQEPLVCKFEKKGRNGKPVTVVEGWEGSEEDLKKISKKIKTTLGIGGSEKDGTIIIQGDNRDKIMNILKEMGYKTKRVGG; via the coding sequence ATGGATTTACGAGATCAGTTAAAGAACCTTTTTCCTGAACATGAGGAAAAGGATTTTGAAATGCCTAAAGAAGAATTTAAGCAACAGGAACCTTTGGTGTGCAAGTTTGAAAAGAAAGGCAGAAACGGTAAGCCAGTAACGGTTGTTGAAGGCTGGGAAGGCAGCGAAGAAGATTTGAAGAAAATCTCAAAAAAAATAAAAACCACCTTAGGAATAGGCGGTTCAGAGAAAGACGGAACGATCATTATTCAGGGTGATAATCGTGATAAAATAATGAATATCCTTAAAGAAATGGGATATAAAACCAAAAGAGTCGGCGGATAG
- the gpmI gene encoding 2,3-bisphosphoglycerate-independent phosphoglycerate mutase translates to MSKKAILAILDGWGLGTNPEVSALDKANTPFIDSCYQKFPNTTLEASGLAVGLPAGQMGNSEVGHMNLGAGRVVYQNLVKLNMAVENGTLGQQQIIQDAFDYAKRENKKLHFIGLVSNGGVHSHINHLKGLLTAAHEFGLNENVFVHAFTDGRDCDPHSGLGFIEELQKHMETTVGKLATVTGRYYAMDRDKRWERVKLAYDAMVEGVGIQTTDALAAIKASYDNNVTDEFLKPIILVKTTETGNIVPVAKIIDNDVVICFNFRTDRGREITEVLTQKDFPEFFMRKLNLHYITLTNYDKTYQNVQVVFDEEVLKDTMGEILERNGKTQIRIAETEKYPHVTFFFSGGREEEFNGERRLLCPSPKDVPTYDLKPEMSAYDITNIIVPELENGTADFVCLNFANTDMVGHTGVFEAAVKAAETVDKCIEKVATTAYEHGYAVFILADHGNSDVMINPDGTPNTQHSTNLVPFIVMDKDHTWNLKPGKLGDVAPTILKVMGVEIPEAMTGNILVS, encoded by the coding sequence ATGTCAAAAAAAGCAATATTAGCAATCCTTGACGGATGGGGACTTGGAACAAATCCTGAGGTTTCCGCCCTGGATAAAGCAAACACTCCATTTATAGACAGCTGTTATCAAAAATTTCCAAATACAACCCTTGAAGCCAGCGGCTTAGCGGTAGGACTTCCTGCAGGACAGATGGGGAATTCTGAAGTGGGGCACATGAATTTGGGAGCCGGAAGAGTAGTATATCAGAATCTTGTAAAACTGAATATGGCCGTTGAAAACGGAACCCTGGGACAACAGCAGATTATTCAGGATGCCTTTGATTATGCTAAAAGAGAAAATAAAAAACTACACTTCATAGGACTCGTTTCCAATGGAGGTGTACATTCACATATCAATCATTTAAAAGGTTTATTAACCGCTGCTCATGAGTTCGGGTTGAATGAAAACGTTTTTGTTCACGCATTTACAGATGGAAGAGACTGCGATCCGCATTCAGGATTAGGTTTTATAGAAGAACTTCAGAAGCACATGGAAACTACGGTGGGTAAACTGGCAACCGTAACCGGAAGATATTATGCGATGGACCGTGACAAAAGATGGGAGCGTGTAAAATTGGCCTACGATGCTATGGTAGAAGGCGTAGGAATACAAACGACAGATGCTTTGGCTGCTATCAAGGCTTCCTATGATAATAATGTGACCGATGAATTCCTGAAACCCATTATTCTCGTTAAAACGACAGAAACAGGAAACATTGTCCCTGTTGCTAAAATTATAGACAACGATGTTGTCATCTGTTTCAATTTCCGTACAGACAGAGGCCGTGAAATCACAGAAGTGCTTACCCAGAAGGATTTTCCTGAATTCTTTATGCGTAAGCTGAATCTTCATTATATCACTTTAACAAATTATGACAAAACCTACCAAAACGTACAGGTTGTCTTTGATGAAGAAGTGCTAAAAGATACGATGGGAGAAATTCTTGAAAGAAATGGTAAAACCCAGATCAGAATTGCCGAAACAGAAAAATATCCTCACGTAACATTCTTTTTCTCCGGAGGCAGAGAAGAAGAGTTCAACGGGGAAAGAAGACTTCTTTGTCCGAGCCCGAAAGATGTTCCGACATATGACCTTAAGCCTGAAATGTCAGCGTATGACATTACAAATATTATTGTACCGGAGCTTGAAAACGGAACTGCTGATTTTGTATGCCTGAATTTTGCCAATACCGATATGGTAGGACATACAGGCGTTTTTGAAGCCGCTGTAAAAGCCGCAGAAACTGTTGATAAATGCATTGAAAAAGTAGCCACAACCGCTTACGAGCATGGATATGCTGTATTTATCCTCGCAGACCATGGAAATTCAGATGTGATGATCAACCCTGATGGGACCCCAAACACACAGCATTCCACAAACCTTGTTCCGTTTATTGTAATGGATAAAGACCATACATGGAATTTAAAACCTGGAAAACTGGGTGATGTGGCACCTACTATTTTAAAAGTAATGGGAGTGGAAATTCCGGAAGCCATGACAGGAAATATTTTAGTTAGCTAA
- a CDS encoding acyl-ACP desaturase has translation MYQKLVRKEVMGILEKEVSSFLDKFLTPIEKIWQPSDYLPDPSSSDFKYDLEEIQTFAREMPYDLFVTLIGDCITEEALPSYESWLMGVDGIDQEKQEVGWANWIRAWTGEENRHGDLLSKYLYLCGRVNMRELEVTTQYLINDGFDLGTSMDPYRNFIYTSFQETATNISHRRVGTLAKQSGNGKLAKMCGVIAADEARHAKAYKHFVAKILELDPSEMILAFEDMMRKKIVMPAHLMRQSGQKAGELWGHFSDAAQRCMVYTGNDYINILSDLLDEWKIEHVKGLTEKAEKAQEYLMKLPARLQKITDRISTPDLQFEFKWVKS, from the coding sequence ATGTATCAAAAGCTTGTTAGGAAAGAAGTAATGGGAATATTGGAAAAGGAAGTAAGTTCTTTTCTGGATAAATTTTTAACGCCAATTGAAAAAATATGGCAGCCTTCTGACTATCTGCCTGATCCATCAAGTTCAGATTTTAAATATGATCTGGAAGAAATCCAGACTTTTGCCCGTGAAATGCCTTATGACCTGTTCGTAACATTGATCGGTGACTGTATCACAGAAGAAGCACTGCCTTCGTATGAATCTTGGTTAATGGGAGTAGACGGAATTGATCAGGAAAAGCAAGAAGTGGGCTGGGCTAACTGGATACGAGCATGGACTGGTGAAGAAAACAGACATGGAGATCTTTTGAGCAAATATCTTTATTTGTGTGGAAGAGTGAACATGAGAGAACTGGAAGTCACTACTCAATACTTAATTAATGATGGTTTCGATTTAGGAACAAGTATGGATCCTTACAGAAACTTTATCTATACAAGTTTTCAGGAAACAGCAACCAATATCTCTCACAGAAGAGTAGGAACATTGGCAAAGCAGTCTGGAAACGGAAAATTAGCGAAAATGTGTGGTGTTATTGCTGCAGATGAAGCCAGACATGCAAAAGCTTACAAACATTTCGTAGCCAAAATTCTTGAGCTGGATCCATCTGAAATGATCCTCGCATTTGAAGATATGATGCGTAAAAAGATTGTAATGCCTGCACACCTTATGAGACAGTCCGGACAGAAAGCCGGAGAACTTTGGGGACATTTCTCAGATGCGGCTCAAAGATGCATGGTATATACAGGGAATGATTATATTAATATATTGTCGGATCTGTTGGATGAATGGAAGATTGAGCATGTAAAAGGCCTTACTGAAAAAGCTGAAAAAGCACAGGAGTATTTAATGAAACTTCCTGCAAGACTTCAGAAGATCACAGATAGAATTTCAACTCCGGATCTTCAGTTTGAGTTCAAATGGGTGAAAAGCTAA
- a CDS encoding BT0820 family HAD-type phosphatase: MLNNKKIAVDFDGTIVDDAYPAIGKAKIFAFETLKKLQAEGYRLILWTYRHGKTLDEAVEFCKNNGVEFYAVNSSFEGEVFDAENQSRKLDADWFIDDRNLGGFPGWGEIYNIIQERIEFRVEGKEVLAYSKLKKEKKKGLFW; encoded by the coding sequence ATGTTAAATAATAAAAAAATTGCTGTGGATTTCGACGGAACTATTGTTGATGATGCATATCCGGCAATTGGCAAAGCAAAAATTTTTGCTTTCGAAACATTAAAAAAACTTCAGGCAGAAGGATATAGATTAATTCTCTGGACATACAGACACGGAAAAACTTTGGATGAAGCCGTAGAATTCTGTAAAAATAACGGTGTTGAATTTTATGCAGTGAATTCCAGCTTTGAAGGTGAGGTTTTCGATGCTGAAAATCAATCCAGAAAACTGGATGCAGACTGGTTCATTGACGACAGAAATTTAGGAGGATTTCCAGGCTGGGGAGAAATCTACAATATTATCCAGGAAAGAATAGAATTCCGTGTAGAAGGAAAAGAAGTCCTGGCCTACTCAAAACTTAAAAAAGAAAAGAAAAAAGGACTTTTCTGGTAA
- the map gene encoding type I methionyl aminopeptidase codes for MIQLKTIEELRLMKESAHLVSKTLGMLAKEIKPGINTLYLDKLAHDFIKDHGAEPAFLGYGGFPNSLCISPNDQVVHGFPNNDIVKEGDVLSVDCGVILNGFVGDHAYTFEIGEVKPEVKKLLQVTKESLYKGIEQCVRGKRIGDISHAIQSYCEKEGYGVVKELVGHGLGRKMHEDPQVPNYGRQGSGKVIKDGLAIAIEPMVNMGTEKVKFHNDGWTVTTLDNMPSAHFEHDVAVINGKPVLLSTFKYVYEALGIESDEEKPFQLDF; via the coding sequence ATGATTCAACTAAAAACAATAGAGGAACTCCGCCTGATGAAGGAGAGTGCCCACCTGGTTTCCAAAACACTGGGAATGCTGGCTAAAGAAATAAAACCGGGGATCAATACTTTATATCTTGATAAACTGGCGCACGATTTTATTAAAGATCATGGTGCCGAACCTGCTTTCTTAGGATATGGAGGTTTTCCCAATTCGTTGTGTATTTCTCCAAATGATCAGGTAGTTCATGGTTTTCCAAATAATGATATTGTAAAAGAAGGTGATGTTCTTTCTGTAGACTGTGGTGTAATCCTGAACGGCTTTGTAGGAGACCATGCCTATACATTTGAGATTGGGGAAGTAAAGCCTGAGGTTAAAAAACTTCTTCAGGTAACCAAAGAATCCCTGTACAAAGGTATTGAGCAGTGTGTAAGAGGAAAAAGGATAGGAGATATCTCCCATGCGATCCAGTCATACTGTGAAAAAGAAGGCTATGGAGTGGTAAAAGAACTTGTAGGACATGGTCTTGGAAGAAAAATGCATGAAGATCCTCAGGTTCCGAATTATGGAAGACAAGGGAGCGGAAAAGTGATTAAAGACGGTCTTGCCATTGCTATTGAGCCTATGGTAAACATGGGTACTGAAAAAGTAAAATTCCATAATGACGGATGGACAGTGACTACTTTGGATAATATGCCTTCTGCCCACTTTGAGCATGATGTAGCGGTAATCAATGGTAAGCCGGTATTGCTTTCTACATTCAAATATGTGTACGAAGCTCTGGGTATCGAAAGTGATGAAGAGAAGCCATTCCAATTGGATTTTTAA
- a CDS encoding class I SAM-dependent methyltransferase, producing MKKVAKLLLNTIPRPMLIKMSIWARPLIYQFFKGDNFYDPIDGKSYRKFLPYGYGKQRENALSPGTLSLERHRQMWLYLQNETDFFIKNVKVLHIAPEQEFLRKFKLMRNLDYISADLFSPIVDVKADILDLPFADESFDVIFCNHVLEHIEDDAKAISELYRVMRPGGWGIFQVPMRNSLKKTYEDFSIKDPKERQKHFGQYDHVRWYGMDYFDRLRKAGFETEPNFYSQNFSEEEIKKYGLRQNEILPVVFKK from the coding sequence ATGAAAAAAGTAGCTAAGCTTTTACTCAATACAATACCCCGTCCGATGCTGATCAAAATGAGTATCTGGGCGAGACCACTTATCTACCAGTTTTTCAAAGGAGATAATTTTTATGATCCTATCGATGGGAAATCCTACCGGAAATTCCTTCCTTACGGCTATGGAAAACAGCGTGAAAATGCACTTTCTCCCGGAACTTTGAGTTTGGAAAGGCACCGTCAGATGTGGCTTTATCTTCAGAATGAGACTGATTTCTTTATAAAAAATGTTAAAGTTCTTCATATCGCTCCCGAGCAGGAGTTTTTGAGGAAATTTAAGCTGATGAGAAATCTGGATTATATTTCCGCAGATCTTTTTTCTCCTATTGTAGATGTAAAAGCCGATATCCTTGACCTGCCATTTGCTGATGAAAGCTTTGATGTCATCTTCTGTAACCATGTTTTGGAGCATATTGAAGATGATGCAAAAGCTATAAGCGAACTTTACAGGGTAATGAGGCCCGGAGGCTGGGGTATTTTTCAGGTTCCGATGAGAAACTCTCTCAAGAAGACCTATGAGGATTTCTCTATAAAAGATCCCAAAGAGCGTCAGAAACATTTCGGACAGTATGATCATGTCCGCTGGTATGGAATGGATTATTTTGACCGTTTAAGGAAGGCTGGTTTTGAAACAGAGCCGAATTTCTATTCACAGAATTTTTCAGAAGAAGAAATTAAAAAATACGGATTAAGACAAAATGAGATCTTACCTGTAGTTTTCAAAAAATAA
- a CDS encoding multidrug efflux SMR transporter — protein sequence MNWIILVIAGLFEVAFASCLGKAKETSGSEMYYWYAGFLVTMTISMVLLIKATQTLPIGTAYAVWTGIGAVGTALMGIFFFKDPVSFWRVFFIVTLIGSVVGLKSVSH from the coding sequence ATGAATTGGATAATTTTAGTTATCGCCGGGCTTTTTGAGGTAGCATTTGCTTCCTGTCTGGGAAAGGCCAAGGAAACCTCCGGATCCGAGATGTATTACTGGTATGCCGGTTTTCTTGTGACCATGACGATCAGCATGGTTCTACTGATCAAAGCTACACAGACGCTTCCTATTGGAACGGCTTATGCAGTATGGACAGGAATTGGAGCTGTAGGAACTGCTCTGATGGGTATCTTCTTTTTTAAAGATCCTGTAAGCTTCTGGAGAGTATTTTTTATCGTAACCTTGATTGGTTCTGTGGTAGGATTAAAATCTGTTTCACATTAA
- a CDS encoding Crp/Fnr family transcriptional regulator, whose translation MDIDQILDHIYVLPETSKTALKAHITEVSYPKNFCLMEADKIIPYIYFIKKGIVRAYASTVDNDITFWFGSEGETAVSMKSYVENKPGYESIELLEDCDLYTLETESLRKLFNEDIHIANWGRKFAERELVKTEELIISRQFKTSLERYKDLMTNKSDLLKRVQLGHIASYLGITQVSLSRIRAEIR comes from the coding sequence ATGGATATAGATCAGATCCTTGACCACATTTATGTACTTCCTGAAACTTCCAAAACTGCTTTGAAGGCACATATTACAGAAGTATCCTATCCAAAAAATTTCTGCCTGATGGAAGCAGATAAGATCATTCCTTATATTTATTTTATCAAGAAAGGAATCGTAAGAGCCTATGCATCAACGGTTGACAATGATATTACATTCTGGTTTGGAAGTGAAGGCGAAACAGCCGTTTCCATGAAAAGTTATGTAGAAAACAAACCAGGCTACGAAAGCATTGAGCTTCTGGAAGACTGCGATCTGTATACTTTGGAAACAGAAAGCCTGAGAAAGCTTTTTAATGAAGATATTCACATCGCCAATTGGGGGAGAAAATTTGCAGAAAGGGAGCTTGTAAAAACGGAAGAGCTTATTATTTCAAGACAGTTTAAAACATCTTTGGAACGTTATAAAGATCTAATGACAAATAAGTCTGATCTTTTAAAAAGGGTTCAGTTGGGACACATTGCTTCTTATCTTGGGATTACCCAGGTGAGTCTGAGCCGAATCCGGGCGGAAATAAGGTAA
- the era gene encoding GTPase Era encodes MHKAGFVNIVGKPNAGKSTLLNQLMGEKLAIVTQKAQTTRHRIFGIYNEEDLQIVFSDTPGVLDPKYGLQEKMMDFVKDSLQDADVFLFIVDVTDKAEPSEFLIEKLNKIPVPVLLLLNKVDQTNQEGLEKLVGEWHDRIPKAEILPISALNAFNTDVILPKLKSMLPESPAYYDKDMYTDKPERFFVNEAIREKILLNYEKEIPYSVEVVTEQFKEKEGIIFIDSIIYVERDTQKGIIIGHKGEAIKKVGTEARLDLEKFFSKKIHLNLFVKVKKDWRKNDRDLKNFGYR; translated from the coding sequence ATGCATAAAGCTGGATTTGTAAACATAGTCGGAAAACCTAATGCGGGAAAGTCTACCTTATTAAATCAATTGATGGGGGAGAAGTTAGCCATTGTAACGCAGAAGGCTCAGACAACACGCCATAGAATTTTTGGAATTTATAATGAAGAAGACTTACAGATTGTATTTTCTGATACTCCCGGAGTCTTGGATCCGAAATACGGTTTGCAGGAAAAAATGATGGATTTTGTAAAGGATTCTTTACAGGATGCGGATGTATTTCTATTTATCGTGGATGTTACAGATAAAGCTGAGCCTTCAGAATTTTTAATTGAGAAACTTAATAAAATTCCTGTTCCTGTATTATTACTCTTAAATAAAGTAGACCAAACCAACCAGGAAGGACTGGAAAAACTGGTAGGAGAATGGCATGACAGAATTCCGAAGGCGGAAATTCTTCCTATTTCAGCATTGAATGCTTTTAATACAGATGTTATTCTGCCCAAGCTAAAATCTATGCTTCCTGAAAGCCCTGCTTACTATGATAAAGATATGTATACGGATAAGCCGGAAAGGTTTTTTGTAAACGAAGCGATCCGTGAGAAAATTCTTTTAAATTATGAAAAAGAAATTCCTTATTCTGTGGAGGTGGTTACCGAGCAGTTCAAAGAAAAAGAAGGAATTATTTTCATAGATTCTATTATTTATGTTGAAAGAGATACCCAGAAGGGAATTATTATCGGACATAAGGGTGAGGCTATTAAAAAAGTAGGAACAGAAGCAAGACTGGATCTGGAAAAATTCTTTTCTAAAAAGATCCATTTGAACCTGTTTGTGAAAGTGAAAAAAGACTGGCGAAAAAATGATAGAGATCTGAAAAATTTCGGATACAGATAA
- a CDS encoding DoxX family protein: MNYFKPNSSSVPKDIILFAVRVFIGFAMLSHGFPKLQMLLEGGKIEFYDFIGLSPLVTLILTVIAEFVCSIFLILGLFTRISLGFLVFTMIIAAFVVHGADPFEKREMSLVYLCVYLLLMAFGAGKVSVDHMIEKRKRASDW, translated from the coding sequence ATGAACTATTTCAAGCCAAATTCCAGCTCAGTACCTAAAGATATTATTTTATTTGCAGTGAGAGTGTTTATTGGTTTTGCCATGCTTTCTCACGGTTTTCCTAAGCTTCAGATGCTTCTGGAAGGCGGTAAAATAGAGTTTTATGATTTTATAGGGTTAAGTCCTTTGGTAACCCTGATTCTTACAGTTATTGCTGAATTTGTCTGTTCAATATTCCTTATATTAGGACTTTTTACCAGAATTTCATTAGGGTTTCTGGTCTTTACAATGATTATCGCCGCTTTTGTCGTTCATGGAGCAGATCCTTTTGAGAAGAGAGAAATGAGCCTTGTCTATCTATGTGTCTATCTTCTCCTGATGGCATTTGGCGCAGGAAAAGTATCAGTAGATCACATGATTGAAAAAAGAAAAAGAGCTTCAGACTGGTAA
- a CDS encoding prolyl oligopeptidase family serine peptidase yields MKIKLTICLLAFLNFYDAQENITYQKPSAEILKLADYERPPSVLMNSKKDWVVFTYRPTYKTLEDLNQQEMKLAGLRINPVTNISSSVTYSNNLKIRKINDKNETQVKNMPANAKITYISFSPDEKKLAFTNTTSKGVELWIVDMETAAAKKITGDNLNANLGMPYTWYNDSQSFLIRTLPQNRPALIDASKDLPTGPIVSTADGKVSQNRTYQDLLKNPQDEKNFEVLTASEIYQVDLNGNLKKIKDHDMYSGVSFSPDGNYLMTTVIKKPFSYIVPLSRFPMTNTVYDMKGNAVKTVNDVPLNEIMPKGFSSVRTGKRSMGWRSDVPATLVYAEALDGGDQSKTVDYRDEIFTWEAPFAAAPKSFFKTKQRYEDVSWTNDHYAVVSEGWYDTRNTKSYLVDLNNGESKVFDDRNYQDVYSDPGNFNTTKNQYGRYVIDMKGGKTYLIGDGFTKDGQHPFIDELDVKSLKKKRLYTSNIKNAKEEIIDILNLSKGEILTTQQSPSLYPNYYKKNIKSNKAEPVTNFANPFESIKDVYKEVITYKRNDGVTLTGTLYLPANYDRKAKKEKLPLLIWAYPTEYKDKNTAGQNTQNPNDFTFPYYGSFVYWTTKGYAVLDDAAFPIIGEGKTEPNDTFIPQLVANGRAAIDAVDQLGYIDRTKVAVGGHSYGAFMTANLLTHSKDYACGIARSGAYNRTLTPFGFQSEQRNYWDVPEIYNTMSPFMNADKMKTPLLLVHGDADNNPGTFTLQTERYFQALKNLGAPVKMVLLPKEAHGYVAKENILHLLWEQDQFLEKCLKK; encoded by the coding sequence ATGAAGATAAAACTGACAATTTGCCTTCTGGCATTTCTCAATTTCTATGATGCACAGGAGAATATTACTTATCAAAAACCTTCTGCAGAGATTCTGAAACTCGCAGATTATGAAAGACCGCCAAGTGTTCTGATGAACAGCAAAAAAGACTGGGTGGTTTTCACCTACAGACCCACTTATAAGACATTGGAAGACCTTAATCAGCAGGAAATGAAGCTTGCAGGATTAAGGATTAACCCAGTTACCAATATCTCAAGCAGTGTCACCTATTCTAATAATCTTAAGATCAGAAAGATCAACGATAAAAATGAGACACAGGTGAAGAATATGCCTGCTAACGCTAAAATTACATACATTTCATTTTCTCCTGACGAGAAGAAACTGGCATTTACCAACACCACAAGCAAAGGAGTAGAGCTTTGGATTGTAGATATGGAAACAGCTGCTGCGAAAAAAATAACCGGAGATAATCTTAATGCCAATCTAGGAATGCCTTATACCTGGTATAATGATTCACAAAGTTTCTTAATCAGAACCCTTCCTCAAAACAGGCCTGCACTGATTGATGCAAGTAAAGATCTTCCAACCGGACCTATTGTTTCTACAGCTGATGGTAAAGTTTCGCAAAACAGAACATATCAGGATCTTCTGAAAAATCCTCAGGATGAAAAAAACTTTGAAGTCCTCACAGCTTCTGAAATTTATCAGGTAGACCTTAATGGGAATCTTAAAAAAATAAAGGATCACGATATGTACTCTGGGGTAAGTTTTTCTCCGGACGGAAATTATCTAATGACTACAGTGATCAAAAAGCCATTTTCTTATATCGTTCCTTTAAGCAGATTTCCAATGACTAACACGGTGTATGATATGAAAGGAAATGCTGTAAAAACAGTCAATGATGTTCCTTTGAATGAAATCATGCCGAAAGGTTTCTCATCCGTAAGAACCGGAAAAAGAAGCATGGGTTGGAGAAGTGATGTACCGGCGACTTTGGTGTATGCTGAAGCTCTGGATGGAGGAGACCAATCTAAAACCGTTGATTACAGGGACGAAATTTTCACCTGGGAAGCTCCTTTTGCAGCTGCTCCGAAATCATTCTTTAAAACAAAACAGAGGTATGAAGATGTAAGCTGGACAAACGATCATTATGCAGTAGTTTCTGAAGGCTGGTATGATACAAGAAATACAAAATCCTACCTAGTAGATCTGAATAATGGTGAATCTAAAGTTTTTGATGACAGAAATTATCAGGATGTTTATAGTGATCCCGGGAATTTTAATACCACAAAGAACCAGTACGGAAGATATGTGATTGATATGAAGGGAGGAAAAACCTACCTGATTGGTGATGGGTTTACGAAAGACGGACAACATCCTTTTATTGATGAACTGGATGTGAAATCGCTTAAAAAGAAAAGACTCTACACCTCAAATATTAAAAATGCCAAAGAAGAAATTATTGATATCCTTAATCTTTCAAAAGGTGAAATTTTAACGACTCAACAATCTCCAAGTCTGTACCCGAACTATTATAAAAAGAATATTAAATCTAATAAAGCAGAACCGGTAACCAATTTTGCCAATCCTTTTGAAAGCATTAAAGATGTATACAAAGAAGTAATCACTTACAAAAGAAATGACGGAGTTACTTTGACAGGTACCCTTTATCTTCCTGCAAACTATGACAGAAAGGCGAAGAAAGAAAAACTTCCTTTATTGATCTGGGCTTATCCTACAGAATATAAAGATAAGAATACAGCCGGGCAGAATACCCAAAACCCGAATGACTTTACCTTCCCGTACTATGGATCTTTTGTATACTGGACGACCAAAGGATATGCTGTGCTGGATGATGCCGCATTCCCTATCATTGGAGAGGGGAAAACAGAGCCGAATGATACTTTCATTCCACAGCTGGTAGCTAACGGAAGGGCTGCCATTGATGCAGTAGATCAGTTAGGGTATATCGACAGAACTAAAGTAGCAGTTGGAGGGCATTCCTATGGTGCATTTATGACTGCAAATCTTTTAACCCATTCTAAAGATTATGCTTGTGGTATTGCAAGAAGTGGTGCTTATAACAGAACCTTAACACCATTCGGATTCCAGAGTGAGCAGAGAAATTACTGGGATGTTCCGGAGATCTACAACACGATGTCTCCTTTTATGAATGCAGACAAAATGAAGACACCATTGCTTTTGGTGCATGGTGATGCTGATAACAATCCGGGAACTTTCACATTGCAGACTGAAAGATATTTCCAGGCTCTGAAAAACTTAGGAGCTCCTGTGAAAATGGTTCTTCTTCCGAAAGAAGCCCACGGTTATGTGGCTAAAGAAAATATTCTGCATCTTTTATGGGAACAGGATCAGTTCCTTGAGAAGTGTCTGAAGAAATAA